The Setaria viridis chromosome 2, Setaria_viridis_v4.0, whole genome shotgun sequence DNA window GAAACATACATAAGGCAACCAACTTAGAAACACACAACAGAACCAATACAGAATTGATTTTGGGGGGAGCAGAAAAAAATTCCTAGTACCTGAAATGTGCTCTAAAGGGACTCATTCAGGCTTCCGAGCCAGAAAGAAGTACATTGGTGTGAAGATTTCCTTCCTGCAGTTATTTATTGAACagtaaaaaagagaaaaaatccAACGCAAACGTAGATGATAGTAACTGGAGTTACTGAAATTGCCATTATGCGGTTCTGCTTTCTGGCTGAGAAAGACTTACTTGCCACCCTCTACAAGACCTTCTGCAGCCTTCTCTAGGAAATTGGAGACCCTCTGGCTGCCTTGTGGAGCAAGACCAATGTATTCCAACGCCTTGACCTGAACAGTTTCAACAAGAGACTCTCAATGCCCGTCATAAAGCTTTTACTATCCCCTAATTCTCAGTTTTCTTCATTGGTTGATTGTGTGGAATAAATTGGATGGTACAAGTAATAAATGAATTATCTGAAAATAAACAAACTATTTACTGGCCTCACCATTGTGCGAGTGACCATACGTCCAACAGACGTCAAACGGAAGCTACTCAAGGAAAATCGGCTTGGATCCAAGGGCAAGTACCACGGCAAGGGGGAATCTTCAGCAAGATCCTTATCCCAAACAACCTGCATGAAGAAAAAGAGTCACACATCTAAAGCCCAGCGGCTAACCTGTGAAACTCCATCATATCAAGCAGAAAGAAACAACAACAGTCTATTGCTTTGTTCATGGTGCATTTACCCCCGTTTCACTGTAGCAGAACATGATCAGAAAACAGGGAAAAGCATACAATCTCTTACCTCAAAACCGGCATCTTTTACTGCCTGAAGACATTGCCGGGTGCTTCTAATATCTGGCAGGCCATTGCCAAGCTCAATTTCATCCTTGATCCTTTTGTGGGTTGCATTGTTAGGATCATAATGATCGGTAATGCACCACTCATATACAGCAAAGCATTGACCAGGCTTCAACACACGATATATCTCCTTATAGCAGCCAACCTTTGCAACAAAAACACTGATTTAATTTTCCAATTACAAAAGAAGATAAAAACTGATGATAAATATTGTTACAGCGACAGTTTGAAAAAGAACATTGAAATCGTACGGGATCAGGTGCATGACAGGTCGCCTCAATGGCATAGACAGCATCGAAGGTGTTGTCAACAAATGGCATCTTCATGAAGTCAGCCTGCATTACAAACAAATATAAGTATTATCATTGTGCTTTAACTGTAGTTCAAATAACTCCATCCACAGGCATCGACcttattttgaaaaagaacaGCATCTGGCATCGAAGTCTGCATGTATTATAGATCAATATGGCAAAATCTGGACAATTAATCTCCCTAAGTTCCATCTATGAGCATCAACCTTGCAACTTTTTTATACAGCCATGCAAATGCATAGAGCTGTTAGTGTAACAGAATTTTCACTAAAACAAGGCTAATCAATTTATTTGTTTCAACAGCAAAGCAACTGCAAAGGTTTGTTTGTCAACACGAAAGATACAAAAGAGCAGCAAGAAAATAAGAGCTAAACCAAGAAAGAACTAGGACCTAGTTGATAGGCTAACTATACCTTGACAAAATCACAGGTTCCACTAACTCCTGCCAGCCGATTGAGCTCCTGGATGTCGAAATATAATGTTAGCATAAGAGCAACATCATAACTAGTACAACAACAAAaggtatttatttaaaaaaaaaagtggttCAAACCTTTCCCCTGGTAATCTGGTATTCATTGTTATTCAATCCAGTAACTGAAGTTGAGCTGCACAAAAACCATTGCATGATTCAGTTGGCTGTGGG harbors:
- the LOC117845345 gene encoding cycloartenol-C-24-methyltransferase 1 produces the protein MSKSGTLDLASGLGGKIDKEEVKSAVDEYEKYHGYYGGKEEARKSNYTDMVNKYYDLATSFYEYGWGESFHFAHRWNGESLRESIKRHEHFLALQLGLKPGMKVLDVGCGIGGPLREIARFSSTSVTGLNNNEYQITRGKELNRLAGVSGTCDFVKADFMKMPFVDNTFDAVYAIEATCHAPDPVGCYKEIYRVLKPGQCFAVYEWCITDHYDPNNATHKRIKDEIELGNGLPDIRSTRQCLQAVKDAGFEVVWDKDLAEDSPLPWYLPLDPSRFSLSSFRLTSVGRMVTRTMVKALEYIGLAPQGSQRVSNFLEKAAEGLVEGGKKEIFTPMYFFLARKPE